Proteins from a single region of Gemmatimonadota bacterium:
- a CDS encoding class A beta-lactamase-related serine hydrolase yields MNPPRESMTRRLACLLLLVPGALAAQQPAGSSALLARIDSIVTAEMARTQTPGAAVAVEHHGQILLARGFGLENVESNSRTSAETVFRIGSVTKQFTAAAIMQLVEQGKIGLDDEMTKYLPDYPTQGNRVTIRHLLTHTSGIKSYTSLGPKFWSESSRLDLTNDQMLALFKDMPFDFKPGEKYAYNNSAFFLLGVIIEKVTGMPYRKYVEEKVFQPLGLASSSYCDDRAIVPHRAAGYEAAAGTVSNAAPLSLNVPGAAGSLCSTVLDLVRWQRAFDEARPVSAASRDQVRTPATLNDGKPTSYGFGVSLRPFESHRSFAHSGGINGFASWLARYPDDELTVTVLTNSGGGPAVRIGELVARVVLGMPLPTMADLPVPAANRAELVGKYEMSGTTLVVTDGPQGLDISIGGGAPGRLLYQGNGEFRIKTMPDAIVRLDRAAGARQLVIVLGGSPMVAKRIP; encoded by the coding sequence ATGAATCCCCCCAGAGAATCCATGACCAGACGACTCGCCTGCCTGCTGCTGTTGGTGCCCGGTGCCCTCGCGGCCCAGCAACCCGCCGGCTCCTCCGCCCTGCTGGCCCGGATCGACTCGATCGTCACGGCGGAGATGGCTCGCACCCAGACGCCGGGGGCCGCGGTTGCGGTTGAGCATCACGGCCAGATCTTGCTGGCCCGCGGCTTCGGGCTCGAGAACGTCGAGTCAAACTCCCGGACCAGCGCCGAGACCGTGTTCCGGATCGGGTCGGTCACGAAACAGTTCACGGCAGCCGCGATCATGCAACTAGTCGAGCAAGGCAAGATCGGGCTCGACGACGAGATGACCAAATACCTGCCCGACTATCCCACCCAGGGCAATCGGGTCACCATCCGCCACCTCCTGACCCATACCTCGGGCATCAAGAGCTACACCAGCCTCGGCCCCAAATTCTGGAGCGAGTCGAGCCGGCTCGACCTCACCAACGACCAGATGCTCGCCCTGTTCAAGGACATGCCGTTCGACTTCAAACCCGGCGAGAAGTACGCCTACAACAACTCGGCCTTCTTTCTCCTCGGTGTGATCATCGAGAAGGTCACCGGGATGCCGTACCGGAAGTATGTCGAGGAGAAAGTGTTCCAGCCTCTCGGCCTGGCGTCGAGCTCGTACTGTGACGATCGCGCCATCGTCCCCCACCGGGCCGCGGGGTACGAGGCTGCCGCCGGCACGGTGTCCAACGCGGCGCCCTTGAGCCTCAACGTCCCCGGTGCCGCCGGATCGCTCTGCTCCACGGTCCTCGACTTGGTCCGGTGGCAGCGGGCGTTTGACGAGGCTCGTCCGGTCTCGGCGGCCTCGCGCGACCAGGTCCGAACCCCCGCCACCCTGAACGACGGCAAGCCGACCAGCTACGGGTTCGGCGTCAGCCTCCGGCCGTTCGAATCCCACCGGTCGTTCGCCCACAGCGGCGGGATCAACGGCTTTGCCTCGTGGCTGGCCCGTTACCCGGACGACGAGTTGACCGTCACCGTACTCACCAACTCGGGCGGTGGACCGGCGGTCCGGATCGGTGAACTCGTGGCCCGCGTGGTGCTCGGCATGCCCTTGCCGACCATGGCGGACCTACCGGTGCCGGCCGCCAATCGGGCGGAGTTGGTTGGGAAGTACGAGATGAGCGGCACGACGTTGGTCGTCACCGACGGCCCGCAGGGTCTCGACATTTCAATCGGCGGCGGCGCCCCGGGCCGCCTGCTATATCAGGGAAACGGCGAGTTTCGGATCAAGACCATGCCGGATGCGATCGTCCGGCTCGATCGGGCCGCCGGAGCACGGCAGTTGGTCATCGTGCTCGGTGGGAGCCCGATGGTGGCAAAGCGGATTCCCTGA
- a CDS encoding CPBP family intramembrane metalloprotease, producing MTPPSISRAALATFLCLTFALSAVWWWLGISGRMAEGSYIFLLMWSPGTSAIVTRLIFQRNLRGQGWHPGAPRWLALGYFLPVAYAIVAYGVVWGAGLGGVDLSRFTTPIATFVFLGTAQSVLAATGEELGWRGFLVPALAERFSLAKTAIISGAIWSAWHYPLIIGANYNAGTATWWALVCFTVMVIGLSFPLAWMRLRSGSFWPAALFHASHNLFIQSFLDRVTVDTGSTLWLTTEFGAALAVTVGVTAWLFWRRRDQSVTFSTSG from the coding sequence ATGACCCCGCCATCGATCAGCCGGGCGGCGCTGGCAACCTTCCTTTGCCTAACGTTCGCCCTGAGTGCGGTGTGGTGGTGGCTGGGCATCAGCGGCCGGATGGCCGAGGGCTCGTATATCTTCTTGCTGATGTGGTCGCCGGGGACGAGTGCCATCGTCACTCGGCTCATCTTCCAGCGGAATCTCCGCGGGCAGGGCTGGCATCCCGGCGCCCCGCGGTGGCTGGCGCTCGGCTACTTCCTTCCGGTGGCTTACGCGATCGTGGCGTATGGCGTCGTGTGGGGCGCGGGTCTCGGTGGGGTCGACTTGAGCCGGTTCACGACCCCGATCGCGACGTTCGTGTTCCTGGGCACGGCCCAGAGCGTGCTTGCCGCGACGGGGGAGGAACTGGGCTGGCGGGGTTTTCTGGTTCCGGCGCTGGCCGAGCGGTTTTCGCTGGCCAAGACGGCGATCATCAGCGGCGCGATCTGGTCGGCCTGGCATTACCCGCTCATCATCGGGGCCAACTACAACGCCGGCACCGCCACCTGGTGGGCCCTCGTCTGCTTCACCGTCATGGTGATCGGGCTCTCGTTTCCCCTCGCCTGGATGCGGCTCCGGTCGGGCAGTTTCTGGCCGGCGGCGCTGTTCCATGCGTCGCACAATTTGTTCATCCAGAGTTTTCTGGACCGGGTGACGGTCGACACGGGTTCGACGCTCTGGTTGACGACCGAATTCGGGGCGGCGCTGGCGGTTACGGTGGGGGTGACGGCGTGGCTCTTCTGGCGCCGTCGCGACCAATCAGTCACCTTTTCGACAAGTGGCTGA
- a CDS encoding S9 family peptidase, whose amino-acid sequence MSRVQPFLWCLLSALSVASAAAQSKPTIDQFMSPGFPSELVSARKADRIAWLAEERGRRNVFTAAAPAWQPVRLTSFMNDDGVVLSDLAIADDGAIVSFVRGSAPNREGWVANPSSDPRGPERAIWAARTSRAGAWRVIEGGAPVLSPDGRSIALVRDGQIVVVPSSRTGTTAAVDKTLLPTIKAWGRNGGPEWSPDGSKIAFVSVRDYHSLIGVYDVRARTLAYASPSVDFDASPTWSPDSKRIAFIRRPGTPYGQQAVPGLPGIISQAPPTAGQRAARAPNSRGPGQAPDSDEKPADGLYRATLKGGYGLALMVAPITGDTGVEVWHTLPNGKTFQAIQRITWAGLSLIFQQEPEEWIRYYAVSAGGGTTTPIELSPGEGALETTDLSPDGATLYYASNALDIDRRHLWKAPTSGGPAVRITQGDEIEMYPAAIASGRQVAALTASATRPLSVSVIDIASGRARVIYPMLSKEFPVAESVVPEPVVLKAADGLSFHNQLFLPKDQKPGQKRPAIIFVHGGPSRQMLLGYHYMDFYHFAYAVNQWLTTQGYVVLSVNYRTGIGYGKTFRTAPKSGWLGNAEYQDVVAAGKYLQQRADVDPARVGIWGLSYGGVLSSQALARNSDMFAAGVDMAGVHLWGSTLDSTDVSYQSSAIAAIDGWKSPVLIWHGDDDRNVPFSQTVGLVQLLRQKNVPYELIVVPDDTHETLIYDRWMYLWGRMERFLKTHLWNKPSAATGSGR is encoded by the coding sequence ATGAGTCGAGTCCAGCCATTCCTTTGGTGCCTGCTCTCCGCCCTCTCGGTCGCGAGCGCCGCCGCCCAGAGCAAGCCTACCATCGATCAGTTCATGAGCCCCGGCTTCCCCTCCGAGCTAGTCTCCGCCCGGAAGGCCGACCGGATCGCCTGGCTCGCCGAGGAGCGGGGCCGCCGGAACGTCTTCACCGCGGCGGCTCCGGCGTGGCAGCCGGTCCGGCTCACCAGCTTCATGAACGACGACGGGGTGGTGCTCTCGGATCTCGCGATTGCCGATGACGGCGCGATCGTCTCGTTCGTCCGGGGGAGCGCTCCCAACCGGGAGGGCTGGGTCGCCAATCCGAGCAGCGATCCGCGGGGACCGGAGCGGGCCATCTGGGCCGCCCGGACCAGTAGAGCCGGCGCCTGGCGCGTCATCGAAGGCGGCGCCCCGGTGCTCTCGCCCGACGGCCGCTCGATCGCGCTGGTCAGGGACGGGCAGATCGTGGTGGTGCCATCGAGCCGGACCGGGACCACGGCGGCGGTCGACAAGACCCTGCTCCCGACGATCAAAGCGTGGGGACGAAATGGGGGTCCGGAGTGGTCTCCGGATGGATCCAAGATCGCGTTCGTCAGCGTGCGCGACTATCACTCGCTGATCGGGGTCTACGACGTGCGAGCCCGGACCCTGGCCTACGCCTCGCCGAGCGTCGACTTCGACGCGAGCCCGACCTGGTCGCCCGATTCGAAGCGGATCGCGTTCATCCGGCGTCCGGGCACACCCTATGGCCAGCAGGCGGTGCCGGGGCTCCCGGGGATCATCTCGCAGGCCCCGCCGACCGCCGGGCAGCGGGCGGCCCGGGCCCCGAACAGCCGAGGCCCAGGTCAGGCGCCCGACTCCGACGAGAAGCCGGCCGACGGCCTCTACCGCGCCACCCTCAAGGGCGGCTACGGCCTGGCCCTCATGGTGGCGCCGATCACCGGCGACACCGGGGTCGAGGTCTGGCACACCCTGCCTAACGGCAAGACCTTCCAGGCCATTCAGCGAATTACCTGGGCGGGCTTAAGCCTGATCTTCCAGCAGGAGCCCGAGGAGTGGATCCGCTACTACGCGGTGTCCGCCGGCGGCGGCACCACCACCCCGATCGAGCTGAGCCCCGGCGAAGGCGCCCTCGAAACCACGGACCTCTCCCCCGACGGCGCCACCCTCTACTACGCCAGCAACGCCCTGGACATCGACCGCCGCCACCTCTGGAAGGCACCGACCTCCGGAGGCCCGGCGGTCCGAATCACCCAGGGCGACGAGATCGAGATGTACCCCGCCGCCATCGCGTCCGGCCGCCAGGTCGCCGCTCTCACCGCTTCGGCCACCCGCCCGCTCTCGGTGAGCGTGATCGACATCGCAAGCGGCCGGGCGCGGGTCATTTATCCGATGTTGAGCAAAGAATTCCCGGTGGCGGAGTCCGTCGTACCGGAACCGGTGGTCCTCAAAGCGGCCGACGGGTTGAGCTTCCACAACCAGCTCTTCCTCCCCAAGGACCAGAAGCCGGGCCAAAAACGCCCCGCCATCATCTTCGTCCATGGCGGGCCCAGCCGGCAAATGCTCCTCGGCTACCACTACATGGACTTCTACCACTTTGCCTACGCCGTGAACCAGTGGCTCACGACCCAGGGCTACGTGGTGCTGTCGGTGAACTACCGGACCGGGATCGGCTACGGGAAGACCTTCCGGACGGCTCCGAAGTCGGGGTGGCTCGGCAACGCCGAGTATCAGGACGTGGTCGCAGCGGGGAAATATCTCCAGCAGCGGGCCGATGTCGACCCGGCGCGAGTTGGGATCTGGGGGTTGTCGTATGGCGGGGTGCTGAGTTCGCAGGCACTGGCCCGAAACTCCGACATGTTCGCCGCCGGCGTCGACATGGCGGGCGTCCACCTCTGGGGCTCGACCCTCGACTCGACCGACGTCAGCTATCAATCGTCGGCCATCGCGGCCATCGATGGGTGGAAGTCGCCGGTGCTGATCTGGCACGGCGATGACGACCGAAACGTCCCATTCAGCCAGACCGTGGGGCTGGTCCAGCTCCTCCGGCAGAAAAACGTGCCCTACGAGTTGATCGTGGTGCCGGACGACACCCACGAGACCCTGATCTACGACCGGTGGATGTATCTCTGGGGCCGGATGGAGCGGTTCCTGAAGACGCATCTCTGGAACAAGCCTTCGGCCGCGACGGGATCGGGCCGATGA
- a CDS encoding class C beta-lactamase-related serine hydrolase — protein MAPLLRLATLLAIVGFPGYVAGQRPTSSGWPATTPAAAGINGRTLDSLDAEITRGDYGNVDRMLVIRGGKIAFDKSYQHDYATIYADSAKTKNALNAGDPTGPYNYFNPWWHPYYRRGRLHTLQSVTKTITSVVIGTAVLRGDFPSVDTPVLSFFDTTAITNIDDRKRRMTVRHLLTMTGGFDWNENLPYIDPRNNGAAMEASRDWVEYTINLPMAREPGAEFNYSSGETELLAHIFRRATGQDIEEYAAKHLFGPLGIADWHWKRIPTGLIDTEGGLYLEARDLAKIWQLFLGGGVWQGTRIVSAEWVKASVTPAVRAGNRAGTPYYGLKWWLHQNPADTTKLVWSGSGFGGQLPMAFPERDLVVVFNGWNILPGGTSLPLRRVMERLVKAVPVDR, from the coding sequence ATGGCACCCTTGCTCCGCCTCGCCACGCTGCTGGCCATCGTTGGATTCCCTGGGTATGTCGCCGGCCAGCGACCGACTTCGTCCGGATGGCCGGCCACCACACCAGCCGCCGCCGGCATCAACGGCCGGACGCTCGATAGCCTCGATGCCGAAATCACCCGCGGCGACTACGGGAACGTCGACCGGATGCTGGTGATTCGGGGCGGCAAGATCGCCTTCGACAAGAGCTACCAGCATGACTACGCCACCATCTACGCCGACTCGGCCAAGACCAAGAACGCCCTCAACGCCGGCGACCCGACCGGGCCCTACAATTATTTCAACCCCTGGTGGCATCCCTACTACCGGCGGGGCCGGCTCCACACCCTCCAGTCCGTCACCAAGACCATCACCTCGGTGGTCATCGGGACCGCCGTCCTCCGCGGCGATTTCCCCTCGGTCGACACCCCGGTCTTGAGCTTCTTCGATACCACCGCCATCACCAATATCGACGACCGGAAGCGGCGAATGACCGTGCGGCATTTGCTCACCATGACCGGCGGCTTCGACTGGAACGAGAACCTGCCCTACATCGACCCCCGCAACAACGGCGCGGCGATGGAAGCGAGCCGGGACTGGGTCGAGTACACGATCAACCTGCCGATGGCCCGGGAACCCGGCGCGGAATTCAACTACAGCAGCGGCGAAACCGAACTCCTCGCTCATATTTTTCGGCGGGCCACCGGCCAGGACATCGAAGAGTACGCCGCCAAGCATCTGTTCGGACCGCTGGGCATCGCGGACTGGCATTGGAAACGGATTCCGACCGGCTTGATCGACACCGAAGGCGGTCTCTACCTCGAGGCCCGCGATCTCGCCAAGATCTGGCAACTGTTCCTCGGCGGCGGGGTGTGGCAGGGCACCAGGATCGTCTCGGCGGAGTGGGTCAAGGCGTCGGTCACGCCGGCGGTGCGAGCCGGGAACCGGGCCGGGACGCCCTACTACGGCCTCAAGTGGTGGCTCCACCAGAACCCGGCCGACACGACCAAGTTGGTCTGGTCGGGGTCGGGCTTCGGTGGCCAGCTTCCGATGGCGTTTCCGGAGCGCGACTTGGTGGTGGTGTTCAACGGATGGAACATCCTGCCCGGCGGCACATCGCTCCCGTTGCGGCGGGTCATGGAGCGGCTGGTGAAGGCGGTCCCGGTAGACCGCTAG